A genome region from Conger conger chromosome 16, fConCon1.1, whole genome shotgun sequence includes the following:
- the LOC133113910 gene encoding uncharacterized protein LOC133113910 isoform X3, translating to MPTYCVAVGCRQRPKPESNVKFYIFPRDPLRKKRWVSSLRRDGWTPTPRSRICSVHFISGRQSDDPASPDYVPSWFAHTTTAEKERSMAAMRRYRRCQGARIRKATGGTMSPLERAALDYFKSGLVPTGSDQRHYSCFPSLCQEYVKKSFMESQTSSGSSETPAYTNPAARSSNNQHRQTEIKPLEENPYLKTWLRHDYNPRLKPKSVDQSSYLSTNGTLNIPSVSEITVHPTRLHEDYCTRKSVQWAKGVWKKVENCVAEPNYSIKVTGKWEWLSLNVRGPLPETHKGHRFLLIITDLYSKWGEACPMCTSSAREVALNIRNLVCQLGLPHALFSQLSRMFIKAVNKALGIYMAMEDCALVVYHPKACSLDPVTYTDVNSAVTKLVEECQESWDVHLRSCLFALRIKRHPVTGKSPFCALYHRDPQKDSPDALHKLAEGLSDEHPISRILASPTPIDTQGPPPSGTPAAVLAPMGVSIVLIGSPWCGGVPGLKLGEAGKGPSLHVRGQQGGDRERSTP from the exons ATGCCAACGTATTGTGTCGCGGTGGGCTGCAGACAGAGACCGAAACCTGAGTCTAATGTTAAGTTTTATATTTTCCCGCGGGATCCTCTTAGGAAAAAGCGGTGGGTCTCTTCTCTGAGGCGAGATGGGTGGACACCCACACCGCGCAGCAGAATATGcagtgttcatttcatttcag GCAGGCAGAGTGATGACCCTGCGTCGCCAGACTATGTGCCATCGTGGTttgcacacacaacaacagcTGAGAAAGAAAGGTCAATGGCAGCCATGAGGAGATACAGGCGGTGCCAAGG TGCTCGTATAAGGAAAGCCACTGGTGGGACGATGTCGCCGCTGGAGCGAGCTGCGTTGGACTATTTCAAAAGTGGACTTGTACCAACCGGTTCCGATCAGAGACACTACTCCTGCTTCCCATCTCTCTGCCAGGAGTATGTGAAGAAGTCTTTTATGGAAAGCCAGACATCCTCAGG GAGTTCTGAAACACCAGCCTATACCAACCCTGCTGCCAGGTCCAGTAACAACCAGCACCGTCAGACAGAG ATTAAACCCTTAGAGGAGAACCCTTACCTCAAAACCTGGCTGAGACACGACTACAACCCGCGACTAAAACCCAAGAGTGTGGACCAGTCGTCCTACCTATCAACCAATGG GACGCTCAACATtccatcagtttctgagattacAGTGCACCCAACCCGCCTCCACGAAGACTACTGTACGCGAAAG AGTGTCCAGTGGGCTAAGGGTGTCTGGAAAAAG GTGGAAAACTGCGTGGCTGAGCCAAATTATTCCATCAAG GTCACGGGCAAGTGGGAGTGGCTGAGCTTGAACGTTCGGGGGCCCCTGCCCGAGACCCATAAGGGGCACAGGTTCCTCCTGATCATCACGGACCTTTACTCCAAATGGGGGGAGGCGTGCCCCATGTGCACCAGCTCTGCCAGGGAGGTGGCCCTGAACATCCGTAACCTGGTGTGCCAGCTCGGTCTGCCCCACGCACTCTTCTCACAGCTGAGTAGGATGTTCATCAAAGCG GTGAACAAGGCCCTGGGTATCTACATGGCCATGGAGGACTGCGCTCTCGTGGTCTACCACCCCAAGGCCTGCAGTCTTGATCCTGTAACATACACTGATGTTAACAG TGCGGTGACAAAGCTGGTGGAGGAGTGCCAGGAGAGCTGGGACGTGCACCTCCGCTCCTGTCTGTTCGCCCTGCGGATCAAACGGCACCCCGTCACCGGGAAAAGCCCCTTCTGCGCCCTGTACCACAGGGACCCCCAAAAAGACTCCCCTGACGCACTCCATAAGCTGGCG GAGGGTCTCAGTGACGAGCATCCAATCAGCAGAATCCTGGCATCCCCTACACCTATAGACACGCAAGGACCCCCGCcctcag GCACGCCTGCAGCAGTACTAGCTCCGATGGGCGTCAGCATTGTTCTCATT
- the LOC133113910 gene encoding uncharacterized protein LOC133113910 isoform X2, with product MPTYCVAVGCRQRPKPESNVKFYIFPRDPLRKKRWVSSLRRDGWTPTPRSRICSVHFISGRQSDDPASPDYVPSWFAHTTTAEKERSMAAMRRYRRCQGARIRKATGGTMSPLERAALDYFKSGLVPTGSDQRHYSCFPSLCQEYVKKSFMESQTSSGSSETPAYTNPAARSSNNQHRQTECPPFPLLPKIKPLEENPYLKTWLRHDYNPRLKPKSVDQSSYLSTNGTLNIPSVSEITVHPTRLHEDYCTRKSVQWAKGVWKKVENCVAEPNYSIKVTGKWEWLSLNVRGPLPETHKGHRFLLIITDLYSKWGEACPMCTSSAREVALNIRNLVCQLGLPHALFSQLSRMFIKAVNKALGIYMAMEDCALVVYHPKACSLDPVTYTDVNSAVTKLVEECQESWDVHLRSCLFALRIKRHPVTGKSPFCALYHRDPQKDSPDALHKLAEGLSDEHPISRILASPTPIDTQGPPPSGTPAAVLAPMGVSIVLIPLVWRCTRAETRRSRKRAEPARAWPAGRR from the exons ATGCCAACGTATTGTGTCGCGGTGGGCTGCAGACAGAGACCGAAACCTGAGTCTAATGTTAAGTTTTATATTTTCCCGCGGGATCCTCTTAGGAAAAAGCGGTGGGTCTCTTCTCTGAGGCGAGATGGGTGGACACCCACACCGCGCAGCAGAATATGcagtgttcatttcatttcag GCAGGCAGAGTGATGACCCTGCGTCGCCAGACTATGTGCCATCGTGGTttgcacacacaacaacagcTGAGAAAGAAAGGTCAATGGCAGCCATGAGGAGATACAGGCGGTGCCAAGG TGCTCGTATAAGGAAAGCCACTGGTGGGACGATGTCGCCGCTGGAGCGAGCTGCGTTGGACTATTTCAAAAGTGGACTTGTACCAACCGGTTCCGATCAGAGACACTACTCCTGCTTCCCATCTCTCTGCCAGGAGTATGTGAAGAAGTCTTTTATGGAAAGCCAGACATCCTCAGG GAGTTCTGAAACACCAGCCTATACCAACCCTGCTGCCAGGTCCAGTAACAACCAGCACCGTCAGACAGAG TGCCCacccttccctctcctcccgAAGATTAAACCCTTAGAGGAGAACCCTTACCTCAAAACCTGGCTGAGACACGACTACAACCCGCGACTAAAACCCAAGAGTGTGGACCAGTCGTCCTACCTATCAACCAATGG GACGCTCAACATtccatcagtttctgagattacAGTGCACCCAACCCGCCTCCACGAAGACTACTGTACGCGAAAG AGTGTCCAGTGGGCTAAGGGTGTCTGGAAAAAG GTGGAAAACTGCGTGGCTGAGCCAAATTATTCCATCAAG GTCACGGGCAAGTGGGAGTGGCTGAGCTTGAACGTTCGGGGGCCCCTGCCCGAGACCCATAAGGGGCACAGGTTCCTCCTGATCATCACGGACCTTTACTCCAAATGGGGGGAGGCGTGCCCCATGTGCACCAGCTCTGCCAGGGAGGTGGCCCTGAACATCCGTAACCTGGTGTGCCAGCTCGGTCTGCCCCACGCACTCTTCTCACAGCTGAGTAGGATGTTCATCAAAGCG GTGAACAAGGCCCTGGGTATCTACATGGCCATGGAGGACTGCGCTCTCGTGGTCTACCACCCCAAGGCCTGCAGTCTTGATCCTGTAACATACACTGATGTTAACAG TGCGGTGACAAAGCTGGTGGAGGAGTGCCAGGAGAGCTGGGACGTGCACCTCCGCTCCTGTCTGTTCGCCCTGCGGATCAAACGGCACCCCGTCACCGGGAAAAGCCCCTTCTGCGCCCTGTACCACAGGGACCCCCAAAAAGACTCCCCTGACGCACTCCATAAGCTGGCG GAGGGTCTCAGTGACGAGCATCCAATCAGCAGAATCCTGGCATCCCCTACACCTATAGACACGCAAGGACCCCCGCcctcag GCACGCCTGCAGCAGTACTAGCTCCGATGGGCGTCAGCATTGTTCTCATT
- the LOC133113910 gene encoding uncharacterized protein LOC133113910 isoform X1 produces the protein MPTYCVAVGCRQRPKPESNVKFYIFPRDPLRKKRWVSSLRRDGWTPTPRSRICSVHFISGRQSDDPASPDYVPSWFAHTTTAEKERSMAAMRRYRRCQGARIRKATGGTMSPLERAALDYFKSGLVPTGSDQRHYSCFPSLCQEYVKKSFMESQTSSGSSETPAYTNPAARSSNNQHRQTECPPFPLLPKIKPLEENPYLKTWLRHDYNPRLKPKSVDQSSYLSTNGTLNIPSVSEITVHPTRLHEDYCTRKSVQWAKGVWKKVENCVAEPNYSIKVTGKWEWLSLNVRGPLPETHKGHRFLLIITDLYSKWGEACPMCTSSAREVALNIRNLVCQLGLPHALFSQLSRMFIKAVNKALGIYMAMEDCALVVYHPKACSLDPVTYTDVNSAVTKLVEECQESWDVHLRSCLFALRIKRHPVTGKSPFCALYHRDPQKDSPDALHKLAEGLSDEHPISRILASPTPIDTQGPPPSGTPAAVLAPMGVSIVLIGSPWCGGVPGLKLGEAGKGPSLHVRGQQGGDRERSTP, from the exons ATGCCAACGTATTGTGTCGCGGTGGGCTGCAGACAGAGACCGAAACCTGAGTCTAATGTTAAGTTTTATATTTTCCCGCGGGATCCTCTTAGGAAAAAGCGGTGGGTCTCTTCTCTGAGGCGAGATGGGTGGACACCCACACCGCGCAGCAGAATATGcagtgttcatttcatttcag GCAGGCAGAGTGATGACCCTGCGTCGCCAGACTATGTGCCATCGTGGTttgcacacacaacaacagcTGAGAAAGAAAGGTCAATGGCAGCCATGAGGAGATACAGGCGGTGCCAAGG TGCTCGTATAAGGAAAGCCACTGGTGGGACGATGTCGCCGCTGGAGCGAGCTGCGTTGGACTATTTCAAAAGTGGACTTGTACCAACCGGTTCCGATCAGAGACACTACTCCTGCTTCCCATCTCTCTGCCAGGAGTATGTGAAGAAGTCTTTTATGGAAAGCCAGACATCCTCAGG GAGTTCTGAAACACCAGCCTATACCAACCCTGCTGCCAGGTCCAGTAACAACCAGCACCGTCAGACAGAG TGCCCacccttccctctcctcccgAAGATTAAACCCTTAGAGGAGAACCCTTACCTCAAAACCTGGCTGAGACACGACTACAACCCGCGACTAAAACCCAAGAGTGTGGACCAGTCGTCCTACCTATCAACCAATGG GACGCTCAACATtccatcagtttctgagattacAGTGCACCCAACCCGCCTCCACGAAGACTACTGTACGCGAAAG AGTGTCCAGTGGGCTAAGGGTGTCTGGAAAAAG GTGGAAAACTGCGTGGCTGAGCCAAATTATTCCATCAAG GTCACGGGCAAGTGGGAGTGGCTGAGCTTGAACGTTCGGGGGCCCCTGCCCGAGACCCATAAGGGGCACAGGTTCCTCCTGATCATCACGGACCTTTACTCCAAATGGGGGGAGGCGTGCCCCATGTGCACCAGCTCTGCCAGGGAGGTGGCCCTGAACATCCGTAACCTGGTGTGCCAGCTCGGTCTGCCCCACGCACTCTTCTCACAGCTGAGTAGGATGTTCATCAAAGCG GTGAACAAGGCCCTGGGTATCTACATGGCCATGGAGGACTGCGCTCTCGTGGTCTACCACCCCAAGGCCTGCAGTCTTGATCCTGTAACATACACTGATGTTAACAG TGCGGTGACAAAGCTGGTGGAGGAGTGCCAGGAGAGCTGGGACGTGCACCTCCGCTCCTGTCTGTTCGCCCTGCGGATCAAACGGCACCCCGTCACCGGGAAAAGCCCCTTCTGCGCCCTGTACCACAGGGACCCCCAAAAAGACTCCCCTGACGCACTCCATAAGCTGGCG GAGGGTCTCAGTGACGAGCATCCAATCAGCAGAATCCTGGCATCCCCTACACCTATAGACACGCAAGGACCCCCGCcctcag GCACGCCTGCAGCAGTACTAGCTCCGATGGGCGTCAGCATTGTTCTCATT
- the LOC133113910 gene encoding uncharacterized protein LOC133113910 isoform X4 produces MQCSFHFRQSDDPASPDYVPSWFAHTTTAEKERSMAAMRRYRRCQGARIRKATGGTMSPLERAALDYFKSGLVPTGSDQRHYSCFPSLCQEYVKKSFMESQTSSGSSETPAYTNPAARSSNNQHRQTECPPFPLLPKIKPLEENPYLKTWLRHDYNPRLKPKSVDQSSYLSTNGTLNIPSVSEITVHPTRLHEDYCTRKSVQWAKGVWKKVENCVAEPNYSIKVTGKWEWLSLNVRGPLPETHKGHRFLLIITDLYSKWGEACPMCTSSAREVALNIRNLVCQLGLPHALFSQLSRMFIKAVNKALGIYMAMEDCALVVYHPKACSLDPVTYTDVNSAVTKLVEECQESWDVHLRSCLFALRIKRHPVTGKSPFCALYHRDPQKDSPDALHKLAEGLSDEHPISRILASPTPIDTQGPPPSGTPAAVLAPMGVSIVLIGSPWCGGVPGLKLGEAGKGPSLHVRGQQGGDRERSTP; encoded by the exons ATGcagtgttcatttcatttcag GCAGAGTGATGACCCTGCGTCGCCAGACTATGTGCCATCGTGGTttgcacacacaacaacagcTGAGAAAGAAAGGTCAATGGCAGCCATGAGGAGATACAGGCGGTGCCAAGG TGCTCGTATAAGGAAAGCCACTGGTGGGACGATGTCGCCGCTGGAGCGAGCTGCGTTGGACTATTTCAAAAGTGGACTTGTACCAACCGGTTCCGATCAGAGACACTACTCCTGCTTCCCATCTCTCTGCCAGGAGTATGTGAAGAAGTCTTTTATGGAAAGCCAGACATCCTCAGG GAGTTCTGAAACACCAGCCTATACCAACCCTGCTGCCAGGTCCAGTAACAACCAGCACCGTCAGACAGAG TGCCCacccttccctctcctcccgAAGATTAAACCCTTAGAGGAGAACCCTTACCTCAAAACCTGGCTGAGACACGACTACAACCCGCGACTAAAACCCAAGAGTGTGGACCAGTCGTCCTACCTATCAACCAATGG GACGCTCAACATtccatcagtttctgagattacAGTGCACCCAACCCGCCTCCACGAAGACTACTGTACGCGAAAG AGTGTCCAGTGGGCTAAGGGTGTCTGGAAAAAG GTGGAAAACTGCGTGGCTGAGCCAAATTATTCCATCAAG GTCACGGGCAAGTGGGAGTGGCTGAGCTTGAACGTTCGGGGGCCCCTGCCCGAGACCCATAAGGGGCACAGGTTCCTCCTGATCATCACGGACCTTTACTCCAAATGGGGGGAGGCGTGCCCCATGTGCACCAGCTCTGCCAGGGAGGTGGCCCTGAACATCCGTAACCTGGTGTGCCAGCTCGGTCTGCCCCACGCACTCTTCTCACAGCTGAGTAGGATGTTCATCAAAGCG GTGAACAAGGCCCTGGGTATCTACATGGCCATGGAGGACTGCGCTCTCGTGGTCTACCACCCCAAGGCCTGCAGTCTTGATCCTGTAACATACACTGATGTTAACAG TGCGGTGACAAAGCTGGTGGAGGAGTGCCAGGAGAGCTGGGACGTGCACCTCCGCTCCTGTCTGTTCGCCCTGCGGATCAAACGGCACCCCGTCACCGGGAAAAGCCCCTTCTGCGCCCTGTACCACAGGGACCCCCAAAAAGACTCCCCTGACGCACTCCATAAGCTGGCG GAGGGTCTCAGTGACGAGCATCCAATCAGCAGAATCCTGGCATCCCCTACACCTATAGACACGCAAGGACCCCCGCcctcag GCACGCCTGCAGCAGTACTAGCTCCGATGGGCGTCAGCATTGTTCTCATT
- the LOC133113910 gene encoding uncharacterized protein LOC133113910 isoform X5, producing MPTYCVAVGCRQRPKPESNVKFYIFPRDPLRKKRWVSSLRRDGWTPTPRSRICSVHFISGRQSDDPASPDYVPSWFAHTTTAEKERSMAAMRRYRRCQGARIRKATGGTMSPLERAALDYFKSGLVPTGSDQRHYSCFPSLCQEYVKKSFMESQTSSGSSETPAYTNPAARSSNNQHRQTECPPFPLLPKIKPLEENPYLKTWLRHDYNPRLKPKSVDQSSYLSTNGTLNIPSVSEITVHPTRLHEDYCTRKSVQWAKGVWKKVENCVAEPNYSIKVTGKWEWLSLNVRGPLPETHKGHRFLLIITDLYSKWGEACPMCTSSAREVALNIRNLVCQLGLPHALFSQLSRMFIKAMIGPCIVLPWLKPRTQKFLIYGSIISSLWDIHDQRQQCVNGLSEQGPGYLHGHGGLRSRGLPPQGLQS from the exons ATGCCAACGTATTGTGTCGCGGTGGGCTGCAGACAGAGACCGAAACCTGAGTCTAATGTTAAGTTTTATATTTTCCCGCGGGATCCTCTTAGGAAAAAGCGGTGGGTCTCTTCTCTGAGGCGAGATGGGTGGACACCCACACCGCGCAGCAGAATATGcagtgttcatttcatttcag GCAGGCAGAGTGATGACCCTGCGTCGCCAGACTATGTGCCATCGTGGTttgcacacacaacaacagcTGAGAAAGAAAGGTCAATGGCAGCCATGAGGAGATACAGGCGGTGCCAAGG TGCTCGTATAAGGAAAGCCACTGGTGGGACGATGTCGCCGCTGGAGCGAGCTGCGTTGGACTATTTCAAAAGTGGACTTGTACCAACCGGTTCCGATCAGAGACACTACTCCTGCTTCCCATCTCTCTGCCAGGAGTATGTGAAGAAGTCTTTTATGGAAAGCCAGACATCCTCAGG GAGTTCTGAAACACCAGCCTATACCAACCCTGCTGCCAGGTCCAGTAACAACCAGCACCGTCAGACAGAG TGCCCacccttccctctcctcccgAAGATTAAACCCTTAGAGGAGAACCCTTACCTCAAAACCTGGCTGAGACACGACTACAACCCGCGACTAAAACCCAAGAGTGTGGACCAGTCGTCCTACCTATCAACCAATGG GACGCTCAACATtccatcagtttctgagattacAGTGCACCCAACCCGCCTCCACGAAGACTACTGTACGCGAAAG AGTGTCCAGTGGGCTAAGGGTGTCTGGAAAAAG GTGGAAAACTGCGTGGCTGAGCCAAATTATTCCATCAAG GTCACGGGCAAGTGGGAGTGGCTGAGCTTGAACGTTCGGGGGCCCCTGCCCGAGACCCATAAGGGGCACAGGTTCCTCCTGATCATCACGGACCTTTACTCCAAATGGGGGGAGGCGTGCCCCATGTGCACCAGCTCTGCCAGGGAGGTGGCCCTGAACATCCGTAACCTGGTGTGCCAGCTCGGTCTGCCCCACGCACTCTTCTCACAGCTGAGTAGGATGTTCATCAAAGCG ATGATCGGACCATGCATCGTGTTGCCATGGCTAAAGCCAAGGACACAGAAATTCCTCATTTATGGCTCCATCATCTCGTCTCTCTGGGACATCCACGACCAGAGACAGCAATGCGTAAACGGACTCA GTGAACAAGGCCCTGGGTATCTACATGGCCATGGAGGACTGCGCTCTCGTGGTCTACCACCCCAAGGCCTGCAGTCTTGA